GCGCTCCACTCGCATGTTCCGCGTTTGAGCTCGCCGTTTTTGCATTCCCGCTGGTGAGCGCTTGGTACGTCTCCGGTCGCGATTTGATCGGATTTAGGGAAGTAGCGCAGGTGCCGCGGCACATGATCATGGTGATGCGCACCGCACTGGCGTTGGCTCGCGGAGATCGGACGCAATGGGTCCGAGCCGATCGGCCACGGACAACCCCTCAATTCATCCGGCACATGCGCCACACACGACACTAGCGCTTTGCGCAGAAAGCGCTTGTTGGTCGCTCAAGCGCGACTGGCGGTCGCCTGCCTTAACCCAAACAGTGTTCGTCCGACAATCGTTGTCCTTGCCAATCGCTTGAGAAAGCGGCTCAGATCATATCCTGGAATGCAGTCGCTAAGGAGAACGGCCTGAGCCTCTTTGTAGCGCCCCGCATCCAATAGTTGGCGCGCATATTCCAACATGAGGAAATTAGCATAGCGCCTGCTGCTCTCATGCAGACGCGCCGGGACGACATGATCTCGCATCAAGTCCGATAAGCGCTCTGCGAAGAGCGGTCGCGATATCGTGTCGCGGCTCCCGCAGAGCGATGGCGAGCTCGCGTCATTGTACGTTGCAGATGGTGCCGCGCTATAAATAAAGGAACCCCGGCAGGCAAGTCTGCACCACATGTCGATATCTTCGCCTGTCGAGATGCCCTCGGCAAACGGCCCTGCAGCCAGCAACTCGTCCCGACGGACCATGATCGAACTTGAGCTGACTGGATAGCCGCCATTGGAGAGCGCAAACGAGAAATAATCGTCGATCCTTTGCGCCGAAACGTTCGGATCGATCAGAAGGCTGCCTGCTCTGCTTTCCAGTCGCAGGTTGCTGAAGACTGCGACTGCATCGCTGCCATCAGCGGCGCGCCAAAGACTCGCGAGATGGTCGTGCGACCACAGATCATCTGCATCGAGGAACGCAACCCATTCTCCCTGCGCAGCTCGAATCCCACGATTACGCGCGGCCGAAACTCCAGCGTTCGGCTGCTCAATCAACTGGAGATGCGGCAAGCCGGCCGCCTTCACCAAAGTCGCGCTGGGGTCGGTCGATCCGTCGTCGACAACTATAAGCTCAAAATCGATGTCCGTCTGACGAGCTACTGACCACAGCGTTCGCAGAACGCAGTCTGCCTTGTTGTACAAGGGTGTCACGACAGTGATGAGCGGCTTCCGCCTGATGAT
The DNA window shown above is from Bradyrhizobium sp. ISRA464 and carries:
- a CDS encoding glycosyltransferase family A protein produces the protein MIIRRKPLITVVTPLYNKADCVLRTLWSVARQTDIDFELIVVDDGSTDPSATLVKAAGLPHLQLIEQPNAGVSAARNRGIRAAQGEWVAFLDADDLWSHDHLASLWRAADGSDAVAVFSNLRLESRAGSLLIDPNVSAQRIDDYFSFALSNGGYPVSSSSIMVRRDELLAAGPFAEGISTGEDIDMWCRLACRGSFIYSAAPSATYNDASSPSLCGSRDTISRPLFAERLSDLMRDHVVPARLHESSRRYANFLMLEYARQLLDAGRYKEAQAVLLSDCIPGYDLSRFLKRLARTTIVGRTLFGLRQATASRA